The Nakamurella antarctica genomic interval ATCAATGGCACCGATGGCATGCTCGGCCAGCTTGTGCTGGCTGGCGCCGATTTACAGATGTTGCTCGACACGGCCGACATCGCCGCCGCCATGAGCGTCGAGGCGCTGATGGGCACCGACCAAGTCTTCAGCGCTGATCTGCAGGCACTTCGGCCGCACCCCGGTCAAGCGACCGCGGCAGCCCGGATCGCCGCGGTTCTGGCCGACTCGCCGATAGTCGCCTCGCACGCCGGTCCCGACGACACACGGGTGCAGGACGCGTATTCGCTGCGGTGCGCGCCAGCGGTACACGGCGCCGCCCGCGACACGCTGGACCACGCAATGACGGTGGCAGGGCGAGAACTTCGCTCCACCATCGATAACCCGGTGGTACTGCCCGACGGCCGAGTGGAATCGAACGGTAACTTCCATGGCGCGCCCGTGGGGTACGTCCTAGACTTCCTTGCTATCGCAGCAGCTGACGTTGCTTCGATCAGCGAACGCCGCACCGACCGGATGCTCGACAAAAGCCGCAGTCACGGGCTACCCGCTTTTTTGGCCTTCGAGGTGGGCGTCGATTCAGGCCACATGATCGCCCAGTACACCCAGGCCGGAATCGTGTCAGAGATGAAACGACTGGCGGTACCCGCATCGGTGGATTCGATTCCGTCGTCGGCGATGCAGGAAGACCACGTGTCGCTCGGCTGGCATGCGGCGCGCAAGTTGCGCAAATCCGTTGACGGACTCACGCGGGTGCTTGCCATTGAGATCCTCACTGCCGCTAGGGCTTTGGACTTCCGCGCGCCCTTGCAGCCCGGCCCCGTGACGGGCGCGGTGCGGGACCTTGTGCGTACCAGGGTGGCGGGCCCGGGGCCGGATCGCCACCTCGGAGCTGAAATTGATCTTGTTGTAGAACTCGTTGCGTCCGGCCGTGTCGCCCAACTTTTTACCCGAACCCAAGAATCAGGAGTTTGACCATGACCTCAGGTCCCCGTCCCGTCCGCGCCGCCCGCGGTACCACCCTCACCGCCCGCTCGTGGGCCACCGAGGCGCCGCTGCGGATGTTCCACAACAACCTCGACCCCGATGTGGCTGAAAACCCGGACGCGTTGGTGGTGTACGGCGGCACGGGTAAAGCCGCACGCGACTGGAAGTCCTTCGACGCCATCACCCGCACCCTGACCGATCTCAAGGAGGACGAAACCCTCCTCGTCCAGTCGGGCCGGCCTGTCGGCGTCATGCGTACCCACGAGTGGGCGCCGCGGGTCCTCATTGCCAACTCAAACCTGGTGCCCGATTGGGCGAACTGGCCGGAGTTCCGTCGGTTGGAAGCCATGGGGCTCACCATGTACGGCCAGATGACGGCTG includes:
- the hutH gene encoding histidine ammonia-lyase, whose amino-acid sequence is MNTPVPAAGVRPNTVPPSLPIPLVEGAEISLGKVSLGTDGVSPADVWSVARAGLGVVITDDAAAAITATRAVIDALASDVNPHYGISTGFGALATTHIPLERRAALQTSLIRSHAAGSGPAVEVEVVRAMMLLRLATLASGRTGIKLETATLLAGLISAGITPVVSEYGSLGCSGDLAPLSAVALTLLGEGEVDDVRGVRMPAAQALAAAGLAPVQLAEKEGLALINGTDGMLGQLVLAGADLQMLLDTADIAAAMSVEALMGTDQVFSADLQALRPHPGQATAAARIAAVLADSPIVASHAGPDDTRVQDAYSLRCAPAVHGAARDTLDHAMTVAGRELRSTIDNPVVLPDGRVESNGNFHGAPVGYVLDFLAIAAADVASISERRTDRMLDKSRSHGLPAFLAFEVGVDSGHMIAQYTQAGIVSEMKRLAVPASVDSIPSSAMQEDHVSLGWHAARKLRKSVDGLTRVLAIEILTAARALDFRAPLQPGPVTGAVRDLVRTRVAGPGPDRHLGAEIDLVVELVASGRVAQLFTRTQESGV